Within Rissa tridactyla isolate bRisTri1 chromosome 4, bRisTri1.patW.cur.20221130, whole genome shotgun sequence, the genomic segment AGGGGAGTGTTTCAGAGAGAAGCAGCCGTCACAGCTCCTGCCCCTCACACGGGAGTGACAGCCCAGtcagttttatgttttcttctttagctCCTCAAATCTCCGAGAAAGATCATCAAAGTCAATGTCTTCAGAGGCAGAAGAGTTGGCGCCAGCAGATGCTGTTGGCAGCGTATCTGGCACGGATGGTAATTCAGGCAGCACAAAGTTATCAAAGGTATTAGGAGCTCCAGCTCTTGGTTTAGGAGAAGCTTCTGACTTTGGCCCAGGCCCTGTTTAGAGTAAGAGAAATATCGTTTCACCTCACCATCATCACAGTCTCACCAGGGCAAACAGAGCCACACAAAAGAAATACTGTTCTACCAAAAACTCAGTACCAGTCTATTTTTCTGAACTGGACCAGTGGTCAGACAGCTCCAGCTGCTTGTAGACTCAATGGGGAAAACCACAAGGTTTCAGGTTTATGTGGCTGCACGGGGCCACAGCCACAGCAGAGCCAGACTGGTGACCCCACCTGCAGCTGCACCagacagcaggagagccccctccactgcccacagccagctgcagctgggctgaaGCTCCCACATGCCTATACCAGCCAGACGGCATCGAGAGGATTCAAAGTCCCTGTTCCCTCCGTTCCAGCACCTCCTAAAGACACATGCAGGTATCACATGCTGTCACCCAGCTGTCAAACTGAAGCATACAGCCAGATCCAGTGCGCCCATAGGCCTATCTTCTTCAGCACACATCACCAACACTCCCCAGAGGACTCCATTAGCTCGTTAGAAATCCTTCCTGGAGTTGGCAAGGATCTACTTACTCTATAAACCCTCTCCACCCTTATCAAGTGCTAGAGATAATCAGTGCTTTCAAAACACAGAGCAGAATCACAGGGCAGAAGAATTTTGTTATGATCCAATTACAATGCATGAAGCATCTCATAAGCCTTTAGGCAGATGGACTAAGGGATAACAGCCATCTCTACTAGTCCTGTTCTGCTGCATGCAACCTCAACGCTGACGTTAATACAAACCTACCTACCCTCTCAGTGCTTACTTCTCCCATTCTGTTGCTGCAGAACAATATTATTTATGCTGTGTAAAAAATATATTATCCCTTAGAGCtgttgctttctcattttacccTGCAATGTCCTATACCCGGTCTGACAAGACAGCTTAAGCTGGAGACTCAGTACTGACTTGGAAGTCAAACTCTAGTTCTTGAGCTTCCCAGTGGAAGTCTGGATCCTCCCAGTTTCGAGAGGATACTCTCCATTTCCATCAGAGTCCTCTCTAAACTCAAATCCTGCTCTCAAGATGTGTTGAGTTCTACACATTGTTCCCCATATGGAAAGCTAACTGCAGCCCCATACCACCCTAGGTTTCCCGTACCTCCTGACATACTCACCAGCGGCCAGTGCAGCAGTTtccttgtcagtgttaggctcaTCAATCTGGAAAAGACTCTCAGTTACTACAGTGCTCTCTCCTACCAGGCACAGAATCACACAGATGTGTGGGTGCTGCTCATGGGCAACAGCAGCCACACCCATGCAGAGTAATGCGTACCTCACCCTCCCCTACAATGAGCCTGGCTTCCAGCACACTCGGAAGAATCTGCCTCTCTTCCCAAGAAAAGGAGGCAGTGCTTTGagtttcctctccctccctgtcaATCAAAGCAGCTTCACTGGCCATACTCTATAACTGGATAAACAGAGCATATCCACTAGCAGGTCTAAAATATTTATCAAGGACATAAGTGGGAGAAGACTGCCCTCTTCATCCACGTAATCACAGCtactccttcctttctttcataaGCAACAGATAGGTCCTTGTAACCAGCCGCAAGGTACAAAATGACCCCATCTCAGGTCTTGGTCTGGTTGGGACGAAGGCCCATGGCATGGTCAGTTGTGCTGGTATAACTCATCATTCCTGTGGGCTGCAGTCAGTGCCATCTATCTCTACCCTGCAAATAACTGCTGCATCTGTGCTTGCATCTCTGCTTGCATCTCCTGGACTCAAAGCCTGCTGTGCAGCTAGTACAAGGTGTTAGCACACACAGGTGCTTGGCTACACTCATCCCTACTCAGGATACAGCAGAAACAAGCAGCAAGtcactgaaagcaaaatgagagGCATGATCATAACTGCAGCAGCAAAAACATAGGCAAGCCCAGAACGAGAAGACTTCAGCCTCTCCTTTGCTGTCCCCAAGGACTGAGAAAAGTCTGGGAAAGGAGGAGTGTTTAAACACACATCATCTGGGTCAGCCAAAATGTTCATCCAGGCTAACTATGAATTAGTTCAAAAGCCATTAACTAAACAGACTGAAGGTGATAAACCCTTCACATTGCAAAAACCCCTGGAATTTGTGGACTCTACTTGTTAGCTGTTTATCACCATTTTAACAATGCAGTAAAATAGATCTTGGCTTTCCTTTGCAGCCCAAGCACACAACAGAATGAGGAACTTCTGCTCACAAGTCATTCTCCCATCACATGCACTCAGTGATTCACCATCCCCGTAAGCAATGCCAAGCACCACCCCAAAAGCTCCAAATGTTGACAGTAATGTGCTTCACGAACATTTGCCTTTTCCGTGACTACCACTGCACTCTTTTTGACATTCCCTCTGCTGCCCACAATGGTAATTCAGCTCAGGCACTTACAGACTCGTATGTTGGTGGAGTTGCTGGAATTGGTGGTGGATGGATGTTACTGAAAGGCTGGTAGGTCCCCACTGGCAGGCCATTGAAGTTCTCCTGTACAGAAAGGTTAGAGTCATGCATCAGAGTACTCACCTGGGAGAGCAGCCATGGGACACACTACACCTACAGCTGCCATGGGAGTCAGAGAAAGCAGTAGTCTAAGATAAATGCAGGCAAGTACCCAACCTGATACAGTTTATACTTGCTAGGAAAAGATTCTCAAGCATCAAGTCAGATGAGTCACCAGACACACCAGAGCAACCAGACACAGCTAACAGGACTGTGGGTTATTCTAAAGAACCAGCATGACtagaggacaagaggtaatgggcacaaacttgagcataggaagttccacctaaacatgaggaggaacttctttcctttgagggtggcagagcactggaacaggctgcccagagaggtggtggagtctccaactctggagacatccaaaacctGCCCGGacacattcctgtgtaacctgctctaggtgaccctgctctggcaggggggttggactagatgatctccagaggtcccttccgaccctatgattctacgactaAACACTTCACCTTTCAAGGCACGAGAAGTACCAGGAGACAAAGGGTAATACCCTGCCTTAAGCATACCTGAGCCATTTCTCCTAAGTGCAGTATCACAAAAGAGGAAAGAGATCTCTGGCTCACTCAAGGCTTTGTACTACCCTTACTTGTAACACAACTATACCTTGAAACCCTAGACTTGACACAAGTCCTCAGCATATTTACGCCTGGACCCTCAGCCAGCTGATGATACTGGGCCCaaattttccacaaaaaaaccGTGCAGCCTTGCTGAGACCATATTCAGATTCCAAGCCACCCCACTCTTCTGCCACTCTCCAGTCTACACAGATACCCTGTACATGACTGAATTCAGAAAACAGTGCTCTCTTCAGCTCCCACCTTCCACCCTTGCAACAAATCATCTCCAAGAGCCATTGACCTGGTCCCGTCCCTTCCCTTGCAGGTCTGAAGGCAGGGCACTTCCGCATTTTTCTGTGCCATTCCCACCCCACAAAACTCACCTGATTTCCTTGACTGAATCTTGGCACACTACCAGCCTAGCAACTTCAAAGTGCAGCTCCAACCCCTGGTCAAAAGCCTGACAGTCAGAAGACTGCCTCAGGAGTTAAGTCTGGACTCCTCTGTTCCCTGAAGGCAAAGAGGGCTGGCTGGAGAACAGGGGTAGGAACTTCCACAGTCAAGAAGCAACATGAAGCTTCAGCTGCACTGCCAACAATTTCCAACCCATGCAGTCTCACAGCAACATGACGGCCTTCTGACACATCAAGCTATCAGGTACAAACACCTCCCAATCATCAGGCACAGGGCTAAGCACCACAACTGGAATCTTCCATAGAAAAAGGGAACAGACAAAGCAAAGGCACTTACCGGTCCCTTTGGAGGTGGATAGGAGACGGGCGGATTTGGTGTTGGCATGGGCATAGGCATAGGCATCATTACCGGCATGGGTACTAATCCGTCATGACCAATCATTGGGGCTGTAaatccaccacctcctccccctccaggGCCACCCTTCTTCACATCATCTGTGAATCCCACATCGATCAGATCTGCCTCTCCGCCTGCAGGGGCTTCAGCCTGGACAGGGTGGAAGAATTCTGCTCACCAACACATCTCTATTCTGATCACAGTCCTCT encodes:
- the IST1 gene encoding IST1 homolog isoform X1, whose product is MLGSGFKAERLRVNLRLVINRLKLLEKKKTELAQKARKEIADYLAAGKDERARIRVEHIIREDYLVEAMEILELYCDLLLARFGLIQSMKELDSGLAEAVSTLIWAAPRLQSEVAELKIVADQLCAKYSKEYGKLCRTNQIGTVNDRLMHKLSVEAPPKILVERYLIEIAKNYNVPYEPDSVVMAEAPAGGEADLIDVGFTDDVKKGGPGGGGGGGFTAPMIGHDGLVPMPVMMPMPMPMPTPNPPVSYPPPKGPENFNGLPVGTYQPFSNIHPPPIPATPPTYESIDEPNTDKETAALAAGPGPKSEASPKPRAGAPNTFDNFVLPELPSVPDTLPTASAGANSSASEDIDFDDLSRRFEELKKKT
- the IST1 gene encoding IST1 homolog isoform X3 — protein: MHKLSVEAPPKILVERYLIEIAKNYNVPYEPDSVVMAEAPAGGEADLIDVGFTDDVKKGGPGGGGGGGFTAPMIGHDGLVPMPVMMPMPMPMPTPNPPVSYPPPKGPENFNGLPVGTYQPFSNIHPPPIPATPPTYESIDEPNTDKETAALAAGPGPKSEASPKPRAGAPNTFDNFVLPELPSVPDTLPTASAGANSSASEDIDFDDLSRRFEELKKKT